One window from the genome of Actinomycetota bacterium encodes:
- a CDS encoding acyl-CoA dehydrogenase, with protein sequence MHLDYTPEQQALRKELRAYFDELLTDEVRAALGVSGEGSPLFRTLVAKMGADGWLGVGWPKEYGGQGRPPTDQFIVFDEVQRAGAPFPFVTVNTVGPTIMRFGTEAQKAQLLPAILRGELNFAIGYTEPEAGTDLASLRTRAVRDGDEYVVNGNKVFTSGANQADYVWLAVRTDRDAPKHKGISIILVPTSSPGFTITPIVTVGGAVTTATYYDDVRVPVANLVGRENDGWRMITTQLNHERVGLAAIGGLAHRLYDDVVAWARETGALDTPWVQLDLARAHARLEAMKLLNWRMASDIAADRLSPADSSAVKVYGTETLIEVYRTLLAILGPVGYLRAGSPGAPLRGEVERAARAAQINTFGGGVNEVQREIVASVGLKMARQPR encoded by the coding sequence ATGCACCTCGACTACACGCCCGAGCAGCAGGCGCTGCGCAAGGAGCTGCGCGCCTACTTCGACGAGCTGTTGACCGACGAGGTGCGCGCCGCGCTCGGCGTGTCGGGCGAGGGGAGCCCGTTGTTCCGCACCCTGGTCGCGAAGATGGGGGCCGACGGGTGGCTCGGGGTCGGCTGGCCGAAGGAGTACGGCGGGCAGGGCCGGCCACCCACCGACCAGTTCATCGTCTTCGACGAGGTGCAACGCGCCGGCGCCCCGTTCCCGTTCGTCACCGTCAACACGGTCGGGCCCACGATCATGCGGTTCGGCACCGAGGCGCAGAAGGCGCAGCTGCTCCCCGCAATCCTCCGGGGCGAGCTGAACTTCGCCATCGGATACACCGAGCCCGAGGCGGGCACCGACCTCGCCTCGTTGCGCACGCGGGCGGTGCGCGACGGCGACGAGTACGTCGTCAACGGGAACAAGGTCTTCACGAGCGGAGCCAACCAGGCCGACTACGTCTGGCTGGCGGTGCGCACCGATCGCGACGCGCCGAAGCACAAGGGCATCTCGATCATCCTCGTGCCTACGTCGTCGCCCGGCTTCACGATCACCCCGATCGTCACCGTGGGCGGCGCCGTGACGACGGCGACGTACTACGACGACGTGCGCGTCCCTGTGGCGAACCTGGTCGGACGCGAGAACGACGGCTGGCGCATGATCACCACCCAGCTCAACCACGAGCGGGTGGGCCTCGCCGCCATCGGTGGCCTCGCCCACCGGCTCTACGACGACGTGGTGGCGTGGGCCCGCGAGACCGGCGCGCTCGACACTCCCTGGGTGCAGCTCGACCTGGCCCGCGCGCACGCCCGCCTTGAGGCGATGAAGCTCCTGAACTGGCGCATGGCGAGCGACATCGCGGCCGACCGGCTGAGCCCGGCCGACTCGTCGGCGGTGAAGGTCTACGGCACCGAGACCCTGATCGAGGTGTACCGCACGCTGCTCGCCATCCTCGGTCCTGTCGGCTACCTGCGTGCGGGCTCGCCCGGCGCCCCCCTGCGCGGCGAGGTCGAGCGTGCCGCGCGCGCCGCGCAGATCAACACCTTCGGGGGTGGCGTCAACGAGGTCCAGCGCGAGATCGTGGCCTCGGTCGGCCTGAAGATGGCGCGGCAGCCGCGGTGA
- a CDS encoding acyl-CoA dehydrogenase, giving the protein MDFAFSEEQEAVRALAAQIFAGHASTARVKDVEAGDERFDRAVWAELAGANLLGIALPDEVGGSGFGVIELCLLLEQQGRTVSPVPLWPTLVLGALPIAEFGSADQRERWLPGVVAGDVVLTAALESFGPELTARADGAAWRLDGTRLSVPAAQSAARVIVPARTDAGVRAFLVDPNGDGVEHQRAETTNRELRSHLVLSGAPAEPLGGAGVVEWLLDRALVGLCALQVGVCEEALRLAAAYTSERVQFGRPLSTFQGVALKAADAYIDTEAMRATLWQAAWRLTEGLDAAQEVAVAKWWAADGGQRVVHATQHLHGGMGADVDYPVHRYFLWGKQLSEELGGASAQLARLGAAIASRPIEGVRP; this is encoded by the coding sequence ATGGACTTCGCGTTCAGCGAGGAGCAGGAGGCGGTGCGCGCCCTCGCCGCGCAGATCTTCGCGGGTCATGCATCCACGGCCCGGGTGAAGGACGTCGAGGCGGGCGACGAGCGGTTCGACCGGGCGGTGTGGGCCGAGCTCGCCGGCGCGAACCTCCTCGGCATCGCGCTGCCCGACGAAGTCGGGGGGAGCGGCTTCGGGGTCATCGAGCTGTGCCTGCTGCTCGAGCAGCAGGGTCGCACGGTGTCGCCCGTCCCGCTGTGGCCGACGCTCGTGCTCGGTGCGCTCCCGATCGCCGAGTTCGGCAGCGCCGACCAACGCGAGCGCTGGCTGCCGGGCGTCGTCGCGGGCGACGTCGTGCTCACCGCCGCGCTCGAGTCGTTCGGGCCGGAGCTGACCGCGCGGGCAGACGGTGCCGCGTGGCGCCTCGACGGCACCCGGTTGAGCGTGCCGGCCGCGCAGTCGGCGGCGCGGGTGATCGTTCCCGCACGCACCGACGCGGGCGTGCGCGCCTTCCTCGTCGACCCGAACGGCGACGGCGTCGAGCACCAGCGCGCGGAGACGACCAACCGCGAGCTCCGATCCCACCTGGTCCTCTCGGGCGCGCCCGCCGAGCCGCTCGGCGGCGCCGGGGTCGTCGAGTGGCTGCTGGACCGCGCCCTCGTCGGGCTCTGCGCGCTGCAGGTCGGCGTGTGCGAGGAGGCGCTCCGTCTGGCCGCCGCCTACACGTCGGAGCGGGTGCAGTTCGGGCGGCCGCTGTCGACCTTCCAGGGTGTGGCGCTCAAGGCCGCCGACGCGTACATCGACACGGAGGCGATGCGGGCCACGCTCTGGCAGGCGGCGTGGCGGCTCACCGAGGGCCTCGACGCGGCGCAGGAGGTGGCGGTGGCCAAGTGGTGGGCGGCGGACGGAGGCCAGCGCGTCGTGCACGCGACCCAGCACCTCCACGGCGGCATGGGGGCCGACGTCGACTATCCGGTGCATCGCTACTTCCTGTGGGGCAAGCAGCTGTCGGAGGAGCTGGGCGGCGCGAGCGCGCAGCTGGCCCGGCTGGGCGCAGCGATCGCCTCCCGCCCCATCGAAGGGGTGCGCCCGTGA
- a CDS encoding acyl dehydratase encodes MKYADVNVGDELPPLAVPLTRTLIVATAIASRDYQDVHHDPDLARGRGSDDIFMNILSTNGFVGRFITDWAGPDAVLNKVAIRLGAPNYPGDTMTMTGKVTVKHDETGTVEVAVRGANSRGDHVTGTVWLTLPT; translated from the coding sequence GTGAAGTACGCGGATGTCAACGTGGGCGACGAGCTTCCGCCGCTGGCGGTGCCGCTGACGCGGACGTTGATCGTGGCCACCGCGATCGCGTCACGCGACTACCAGGACGTGCACCACGACCCGGACCTGGCGCGGGGGCGCGGGTCGGACGACATCTTCATGAACATCCTGAGCACGAACGGCTTCGTCGGTCGCTTCATCACCGACTGGGCGGGCCCCGATGCGGTTCTCAACAAGGTTGCCATCCGCCTCGGTGCACCGAACTACCCGGGCGACACGATGACGATGACCGGGAAGGTCACGGTCAAGCACGACGAGACGGGTACGGTCGAGGTCGCGGTCCGGGGCGCCAACAGTCGCGGCGACCACGTCACCGGCACGGTCTGGTTGACGCTGCCGACATGA